One window from the genome of Paenibacillus azoreducens encodes:
- a CDS encoding DUF4127 family protein produces the protein MTKRNKIVFIPLDERPCNYEFPYLLAQGTGVHMARPPMEMMGLKKRPGDTKRLWGWLEEQSADADGAIIALDTLLYGGIVPSRLHDMDHPQVAERLQRLRELKRWNPDLKIFAFQLIMRCPQYSLSDEEPDYYADWGREIFRKGYIGHRSQLGIATTEELAELEDINRRLPAEVLEDYMGRRAVNTSVILDVLDLIAEGTIDFMIIPQDDSAPYGHTAKDQQKVRAKISELDLELKTYMYPGADEVGCTLLARMLNGNLNKIPLIYPRMASVKGPFVTPLLEDRSFYESLKYHIMAAGGLIASSAAEADLILLVNTPGETMVEATSQEQANFSYDVYRNIVELVEYGDYMLRNQGKPVAVADIGYMNGADRKLVKLLKQKEMLFELAGFAGWNTSSNTLGTVIAQSMIYLHDGPTQQHLDFLALRYAEDLCYCSIVRTALNQGEVEAMGLSRFELDGQRGRVAQLVKQRLADALEERVNGNAGRVEILDCCMPWNRTFEVGLSARYLLSES, from the coding sequence ATGACTAAACGAAACAAAATCGTATTTATCCCGCTGGACGAACGGCCTTGCAACTATGAATTCCCGTATCTGCTTGCACAGGGGACCGGGGTGCATATGGCGCGTCCGCCTATGGAGATGATGGGCCTCAAAAAGAGACCGGGAGACACAAAGCGGCTGTGGGGTTGGCTGGAGGAACAGTCTGCAGATGCGGACGGGGCCATCATTGCTCTGGATACGCTTTTGTATGGCGGCATCGTTCCTTCCCGGCTGCATGATATGGACCATCCGCAGGTGGCTGAACGCTTGCAAAGGCTGCGGGAACTCAAGCGGTGGAATCCGGATTTGAAAATATTCGCTTTCCAGCTTATCATGCGCTGTCCGCAATATTCGCTGTCGGATGAAGAGCCTGATTATTACGCGGATTGGGGCCGGGAGATTTTCCGGAAAGGATATATCGGCCATCGTTCGCAGCTCGGGATTGCAACGACAGAGGAGCTCGCGGAACTGGAGGATATCAATCGCCGCCTTCCGGCCGAGGTTCTTGAGGATTATATGGGCCGCAGAGCCGTTAATACAAGTGTTATCCTCGATGTCCTGGACTTGATTGCTGAGGGGACAATTGATTTTATGATTATCCCTCAGGATGACTCGGCGCCATACGGACATACGGCTAAAGATCAGCAAAAGGTAAGGGCGAAGATTTCAGAGCTTGATCTGGAACTGAAAACGTATATGTATCCGGGAGCGGATGAAGTCGGCTGCACGCTTCTCGCCAGAATGCTGAATGGTAACCTGAACAAAATTCCACTCATCTATCCGCGAATGGCTTCGGTGAAGGGGCCTTTTGTGACGCCGCTGCTCGAAGACCGTTCATTCTATGAAAGCTTGAAATATCACATCATGGCCGCAGGGGGCTTGATCGCATCTTCGGCGGCTGAAGCGGACTTGATTCTGCTTGTAAATACGCCGGGAGAAACGATGGTGGAAGCGACCTCGCAAGAGCAAGCGAATTTCAGTTACGACGTGTACCGGAACATTGTCGAATTGGTGGAGTACGGGGATTATATGCTCCGCAATCAGGGAAAACCCGTGGCCGTTGCCGATATCGGATATATGAACGGGGCAGACCGGAAGCTGGTGAAGCTGCTGAAGCAAAAAGAAATGCTGTTTGAGCTGGCCGGATTTGCCGGCTGGAACACAAGTTCCAATACACTTGGAACGGTTATTGCCCAATCGATGATCTACCTGCATGATGGCCCTACGCAGCAGCATCTGGATTTCCTGGCGCTTCGCTACGCGGAAGACTTATGTTATTGTTCCATCGTCAGAACGGCTTTAAATCAAGGCGAAGTCGAAGCGATGGGGCTGAGCAGGTTCGAGCTGGACGGACAACGCGGGAGGGTAGCGCAGCTGGTGAAGCAGCGGCTGGCGGATGCGCTTGAGGAGCGGGTGAACGGTAATGCAGGCCGGGTAGAAATTTTGGACTGCTGCATGCCATGGAACCGGACCTTTGAAGTGGGGCTTAGCGCGCGTTATCTTTTATCGGAATCATAA
- the uraA gene encoding uracil permease, with translation MQREIQVNEKLPWGPGILLSLQHLFAMFGSTVLVPNLFGVDPGMILLMNGIGTLLYILICKGKIPAYLGSSFAFISPVQFVLMGNTDNYPLALGAFIVTGFIFIAVGLIVQYTGTKWIDIVFPPAAMGAIVATIGLELVPVAAGMAGIVPQAGASADWFNPNAVILSMTTLGVTVIGAVLFRGFPKIIHILIGIVTGYAIAYFMPGMINKEAIANAHLFTMPTITTPKFDMNAILTIIPVSLVVIVEHIGHLLVTSNIVGKDLSKDPGLNRSLLGNGISTILSGFVGSTPNTTYGENIGVMALTKVYSIFVIAGAAIFAIILSFSGTFSSVIANIPVPVMGGVSLLLFGVIAASGLRIFVEQKVDFSKPTNMILATLVLVVGISGVQLDLGKVHLKGMALATIVGIALSLFFKLIEVLGLSNEKNDELVEKNPD, from the coding sequence TTGCAACGCGAAATTCAAGTCAATGAAAAGCTTCCTTGGGGGCCGGGCATACTGCTGAGCCTGCAGCATCTGTTCGCCATGTTCGGCAGCACCGTGCTTGTACCAAACCTTTTCGGCGTCGACCCCGGCATGATTTTGCTGATGAACGGAATCGGAACCTTGCTCTACATTTTGATCTGTAAAGGCAAAATCCCCGCCTACCTCGGATCAAGCTTCGCCTTTATTTCCCCGGTGCAATTCGTCCTGATGGGTAACACGGACAATTACCCGCTTGCCCTCGGAGCATTTATAGTTACCGGCTTCATATTCATTGCTGTCGGATTGATTGTGCAGTATACCGGAACCAAATGGATTGACATCGTTTTCCCTCCTGCAGCCATGGGTGCCATCGTCGCCACGATCGGTCTGGAGCTCGTGCCCGTCGCGGCCGGTATGGCAGGCATTGTCCCTCAGGCCGGCGCATCGGCCGACTGGTTTAATCCGAATGCCGTGATCCTTTCGATGACCACGCTTGGCGTTACCGTCATCGGCGCCGTCCTGTTCCGCGGTTTTCCCAAAATCATTCATATTCTGATCGGGATCGTTACCGGATATGCCATCGCCTATTTTATGCCTGGCATGATTAATAAGGAAGCCATCGCAAATGCGCATCTCTTCACAATGCCAACGATTACAACTCCTAAATTTGATATGAATGCCATACTTACCATCATTCCCGTATCGCTTGTCGTTATCGTCGAACATATCGGACATCTGCTGGTGACCAGCAACATTGTCGGTAAGGACTTGTCCAAAGACCCCGGGCTTAACCGCTCTCTGCTCGGCAACGGTATTTCTACCATCCTTTCCGGTTTCGTCGGTTCCACGCCGAACACAACCTATGGGGAAAATATCGGAGTTATGGCATTAACCAAAGTGTACTCCATCTTCGTTATTGCCGGCGCGGCGATCTTTGCGATCATCCTTTCCTTCTCGGGAACCTTCTCCTCGGTGATTGCCAATATTCCGGTGCCCGTCATGGGCGGCGTCTCGCTGCTGCTGTTCGGGGTCATCGCCGCTTCGGGTCTGCGCATTTTCGTAGAGCAAAAGGTCGATTTCTCCAAGCCTACCAACATGATTCTGGCCACGCTTGTGCTGGTGGTCGGTATCAGCGGCGTGCAACTGGATCTCGGCAAAGTTCATCTGAAAGGCATGGCGCTGGCTACCATCGTCGGCATCGCGCTCAGCCTGTTCTTCAAACTCATCGAGGTGCTTGGACTTTCCAATGAAAAAAATGATGAGTTGGTCGAAAAAAATCCTGACTGA
- a CDS encoding RelA/SpoT family protein — translation MGIMRLLEKAEAYIKEPDLERIREAYDFADQAHHGQVRKSGEPYILHPLAVADIVVNLMMDATSIVAALLHDVVEDTTVSLEDIKAKFGNTCAMLVDGLTKLERIQFRSKEEQQNENYRKMFIAMAQDIRVIVIKLADRLHNMRTLKYQSEESQRRIAYETLEIFCPIADRLGISAIKSEMEDLSLRYLNPQQYYRIANLIHKKRAEREQFVENVISRISEKLDEMGIEGDLSGRPKHIYSVFNKMTTKNKQFNEIYDLIAIRIIVDNIKDCYATLGIIHTLWKPMPGRFKDYIAMPKANMYQSLHTTVVGPNGEPTEVQIRTWEMHRTAEYGIAAHWAYKEGTTPGGNFENKMTFFREILELQHEAKDASEFVESLKMDFFSDLVFVFTPKGEVIELPVGSVPLDFAYRIHTEVGNRTIGAKVNGRIVPLDHRLKTGDIVEILTSKHSYGPSADWLKIAQSSHARSKIKQWFKKEKREENVEKGRDMIERELKNRGLDPAEWTTDEKLLDVAKKFAFNDVDDMLSGIGFGGITASQICTRLTERLRKEQEEASLLELTAEKKEIKAPPEKRTRPTNGVRVKGIDNLLVRFARCCNPVPGDDIVGYVTRGRGVSVHRTDCPNIAVSSDGEEAERVIEVEWEDEIEANYSVDIEITGHDRNGLLNEVLQAVSESKTNISAVSGRSDKNKMALIHMTILIRNTDHLHSVVERIKRVKDVYTVHRIIQ, via the coding sequence ATGGGCATTATGCGATTACTTGAAAAGGCTGAAGCCTATATAAAAGAGCCAGATTTGGAACGCATCCGGGAAGCCTATGATTTCGCGGATCAAGCCCACCACGGCCAGGTTCGCAAATCCGGCGAACCCTATATTCTGCACCCGCTCGCGGTTGCAGATATTGTCGTGAACTTGATGATGGATGCGACCTCCATCGTCGCCGCGCTGCTGCATGATGTCGTTGAGGATACCACCGTTTCACTGGAGGACATCAAAGCCAAGTTCGGCAATACCTGTGCGATGCTGGTTGACGGGCTGACCAAACTGGAGCGGATCCAGTTCCGTTCCAAGGAAGAGCAGCAAAACGAAAACTACCGTAAAATGTTCATCGCCATGGCGCAGGATATCCGCGTTATCGTCATCAAGCTGGCGGACCGGCTCCATAACATGCGTACACTGAAATACCAATCGGAAGAGAGCCAACGGCGGATTGCTTATGAAACGCTGGAAATTTTCTGTCCGATTGCGGATCGTCTTGGTATCTCGGCCATCAAAAGCGAAATGGAGGATCTGTCGCTCCGGTACTTGAATCCGCAGCAGTATTACCGCATCGCCAACTTGATTCATAAGAAACGCGCGGAACGCGAGCAATTTGTGGAGAACGTTATTTCACGGATCAGCGAAAAGCTGGACGAAATGGGTATCGAAGGAGATTTGTCGGGCCGACCGAAGCATATTTATAGCGTTTTTAACAAGATGACGACAAAAAACAAACAGTTCAATGAAATTTATGATCTGATTGCCATTCGCATTATTGTGGACAATATCAAGGACTGCTATGCTACGCTTGGAATCATCCATACTTTGTGGAAGCCGATGCCCGGACGCTTCAAAGATTACATCGCGATGCCGAAAGCGAACATGTACCAATCGCTGCATACGACGGTTGTAGGACCGAACGGGGAACCTACGGAGGTACAGATCCGCACCTGGGAAATGCACCGCACGGCTGAATACGGGATCGCGGCACACTGGGCATACAAAGAAGGTACCACGCCTGGGGGCAATTTTGAAAATAAAATGACGTTTTTCAGGGAGATTCTGGAACTGCAGCATGAAGCCAAGGATGCATCGGAATTCGTGGAATCTCTGAAAATGGATTTCTTCTCGGACCTTGTCTTCGTCTTTACGCCGAAGGGCGAGGTTATTGAGCTGCCTGTAGGCTCGGTGCCGCTGGACTTCGCTTACCGCATTCATACAGAGGTCGGAAACCGGACGATCGGCGCCAAGGTGAACGGGCGAATCGTACCGCTTGACCATCGTCTGAAAACAGGCGACATCGTGGAAATCCTCACCTCCAAACATTCCTACGGACCAAGTGCGGACTGGTTGAAAATTGCCCAATCTTCCCATGCGAGAAGCAAAATCAAGCAGTGGTTCAAAAAAGAAAAACGCGAAGAAAATGTGGAAAAAGGCCGCGATATGATCGAACGCGAGCTGAAAAACCGCGGTCTGGATCCGGCAGAGTGGACGACGGACGAAAAGCTGCTGGATGTGGCCAAAAAATTCGCCTTCAACGATGTGGATGATATGCTCTCAGGCATCGGTTTTGGCGGCATTACGGCATCCCAGATCTGTACTCGTTTAACGGAACGCCTGCGTAAAGAACAGGAAGAAGCAAGCCTGCTTGAGCTGACCGCAGAGAAAAAGGAAATCAAGGCGCCGCCTGAAAAAAGAACGCGACCGACTAACGGCGTGCGCGTCAAAGGCATCGACAATCTGCTTGTCCGCTTTGCCCGCTGCTGTAATCCGGTTCCGGGCGACGATATTGTCGGTTACGTCACGCGCGGACGGGGCGTTTCCGTTCACCGTACCGATTGTCCGAACATTGCGGTATCATCCGACGGCGAAGAAGCAGAACGTGTGATCGAGGTGGAATGGGAAGACGAAATCGAAGCGAATTACAGCGTGGACATCGAGATTACGGGCCATGACCGCAACGGACTGCTGAACGAGGTACTGCAGGCGGTTTCCGAGAGCAAAACGAATATTTCCGCCGTTTCCGGACGTTCGGATAAAAATAAAATGGCGCTGATCCACATGACGATTCTGATCCGCAACACCGATCATTTGCATTCGGTTGTCGAACGGATTAAGCGCGTGAAAGATGTTTATACCGTGCATCGGATTATTCAGTAA
- the dtd gene encoding D-aminoacyl-tRNA deacylase, which yields MRVVVQRCKEAKVTVDGETAGQINQGLMVLVGVTHEDTEKDAQYLADKVAGLRIFEDEEGKMNFSVADAGGEILSVSQFTLYGDCRKGRRPNFMAAAKPDAALALYDCFNRELAAKGLKVETGRFGALMDVEFTNWGPVTLIIDSKATA from the coding sequence ATGAGAGTTGTAGTACAACGGTGCAAAGAAGCGAAAGTGACGGTTGACGGGGAGACCGCGGGTCAAATCAATCAGGGATTGATGGTGCTAGTGGGCGTAACCCATGAAGACACGGAAAAAGATGCGCAATATTTGGCTGACAAGGTGGCCGGTTTGCGGATTTTCGAAGACGAAGAAGGTAAAATGAATTTCAGTGTCGCCGATGCCGGCGGCGAAATTTTATCCGTTTCGCAGTTTACGTTGTACGGCGACTGCCGTAAGGGCAGACGTCCGAACTTTATGGCGGCGGCTAAACCCGATGCGGCGCTTGCGCTTTACGACTGCTTTAATCGCGAGCTTGCGGCCAAAGGTTTGAAGGTTGAGACCGGACGTTTCGGCGCATTGATGGACGTGGAGTTTACCAATTGGGGGCCGGTCACGCTAATCATTGACAGTAAGGCGACGGCATAG
- the hisS gene encoding histidine--tRNA ligase yields the protein MAYQKPTGTQDFLPGMVEKWQFVEEKARDLCRRFNYREIRTPMFEQTELFERGVGETTDIVEKEMYTFKDKGDRSMTLRPEGTAGVVRSYVENKLYGEPDVSKLYYIGPMFRYERPQAGRYRQFHQFGVEAFGAVDPAIDAEVVSLGYQFCKELGLQGVKVEINSVGNPASRAAYREKLLEFLTPMKDNLCKDCQSRMERNPMRVLDCKVDQDKFVNAPSILDSLDEECTTHFEQVKQYLTDMGVDFYVNHRLVRGLDYYTHTAFEYKAQGIGAIDTIGGGGRYNGLVSEIGGPDQPGIGLGLGLERILLILDKQEIELNAVKPLDVYFVALGEAADREITKQLYQARKEGLSAERDYLGRKMKAQFKSADRMNAKITAILGDDELERGEIALKLMATGEQQTVNLNELVEKLKEFAEKA from the coding sequence ATGGCTTACCAAAAACCGACAGGCACTCAGGATTTTTTGCCGGGTATGGTGGAAAAGTGGCAATTTGTCGAGGAAAAAGCCAGGGACTTATGCCGGCGTTTCAACTACCGGGAAATCCGTACGCCGATGTTTGAGCAAACCGAGTTGTTTGAACGGGGCGTAGGGGAAACGACGGACATTGTCGAAAAGGAAATGTATACATTTAAGGACAAGGGCGACCGCAGCATGACGCTGCGCCCGGAAGGAACCGCAGGAGTTGTCCGCTCCTATGTAGAGAATAAGCTGTATGGGGAACCTGATGTCAGCAAGCTCTATTATATCGGGCCGATGTTCCGCTATGAAAGACCACAGGCGGGACGATACCGCCAGTTTCACCAGTTTGGCGTCGAAGCCTTCGGTGCTGTCGATCCGGCAATCGATGCCGAAGTGGTATCTCTGGGCTACCAATTCTGCAAGGAGCTTGGGCTGCAAGGGGTGAAAGTAGAGATCAACTCTGTCGGCAATCCGGCCAGCCGCGCGGCATACCGCGAGAAGTTGCTGGAATTCCTCACTCCGATGAAGGACAACCTCTGCAAGGACTGCCAATCCCGCATGGAGCGCAATCCGATGCGCGTCCTCGATTGCAAAGTGGATCAGGATAAGTTCGTGAATGCGCCTTCGATTCTGGACAGTCTCGATGAGGAATGCACGACCCACTTCGAGCAGGTGAAGCAGTATTTGACGGATATGGGCGTGGACTTCTACGTGAATCATCGTTTGGTTCGCGGGCTCGACTATTATACGCATACTGCGTTTGAATATAAGGCGCAGGGCATCGGCGCGATCGATACGATCGGCGGCGGAGGGCGGTACAACGGTCTGGTCAGCGAAATCGGCGGACCGGATCAGCCGGGGATCGGGCTTGGCCTCGGCCTGGAACGGATCTTGCTTATTCTTGACAAGCAGGAAATCGAGCTGAATGCGGTAAAACCGCTGGATGTTTATTTTGTGGCGCTGGGCGAAGCCGCGGACCGCGAAATCACGAAACAGCTGTATCAGGCGCGCAAGGAAGGCTTGTCGGCCGAACGCGATTACTTGGGCCGAAAAATGAAAGCCCAATTCAAATCGGCGGACCGCATGAATGCCAAAATCACGGCCATTCTCGGCGACGATGAGTTGGAGCGGGGCGAGATCGCGCTCAAATTGATGGCTACCGGCGAACAGCAAACGGTCAATCTGAACGAATTGGTTGAAAAGTTAAAGGAATTTGCCGAAAAGGCTTAA
- the aspS gene encoding aspartate--tRNA ligase has translation MLRTHDCGSLTTGHIGETVTLNGWVQTRRDLGGVLFIDLRDRSGIVQIVFNPAYSGDALAIADKVRSEYVLSVTGKVVKRDEETINPNLATGEIEVHITEIEVLNTAKTPPFFVEDGIEVDESLRLKYRYLDLRRPEMQKTLMLRSKASKIFRDFLDENGFVDVETPILTKSSPEGARDYLVPSRVHSGEFFALPQSPQLYKQLLMVSGLERYYQIARCFRDEDLRADRQPEFTQVDIETSFLDRDTLLNMMEQLMVKLFKETIGVELETPFQRITYQEAMGKYGSDKPDLRFGLELVEMNDIVASSGVKVFASVIEKGGEVKCLNAKGCGTWSRKDIDDLGPYAARYGAKGLAWIQVKDGEFKGPIVKFFTEQEIEAVRERTGAEDGDLLLFSADNKKVVADVLGALRLKIGRDLGLIDDNVFKFAWVTDFPLLSYDEEAKRYVAEHHPFTRPNDEDLELFDTDPLKMRAQAYDIVLNGYEVGGGSMRIYKREVQEKMFDALGMTPELAREKFGYLLDAFEYGTPPHGGIAFGLDRLVMLLAGRSNLRETIAFPKTASATDLLMDAPSPVDPSQLDQLHIKLAKKPEDNKVKA, from the coding sequence ATGCTTAGGACTCATGACTGCGGAAGCCTGACTACAGGCCATATTGGGGAAACCGTAACACTGAATGGCTGGGTGCAAACCCGCCGCGACCTTGGCGGGGTATTGTTTATCGACCTGCGTGACCGCAGCGGTATCGTACAGATTGTATTCAACCCTGCATATTCCGGCGATGCGCTGGCGATCGCCGACAAGGTCCGCAGCGAATATGTGCTGTCGGTGACCGGTAAAGTCGTAAAACGCGACGAAGAAACAATCAATCCAAACCTCGCGACTGGCGAGATCGAAGTTCATATTACCGAAATTGAAGTATTGAATACGGCCAAAACGCCTCCGTTTTTCGTTGAAGACGGCATAGAAGTGGACGAATCGCTTCGTTTGAAATACAGATATCTGGACCTGCGTCGTCCGGAAATGCAAAAAACGCTGATGCTGCGCTCGAAAGCATCAAAAATATTCCGTGATTTCCTGGACGAGAACGGATTTGTCGATGTGGAGACACCGATTCTGACCAAGAGCTCGCCGGAGGGCGCCCGCGATTACCTGGTGCCTAGCCGCGTGCATTCCGGTGAATTTTTCGCCCTGCCGCAATCTCCGCAGCTGTACAAGCAGCTGCTGATGGTAAGCGGTCTGGAACGTTACTACCAAATCGCCCGCTGTTTCCGTGACGAGGACCTCCGTGCGGACCGTCAGCCTGAGTTTACGCAGGTCGACATCGAGACTTCCTTCCTCGACCGCGATACGCTTCTGAACATGATGGAGCAGCTGATGGTGAAATTGTTCAAGGAAACGATCGGCGTTGAGCTCGAAACTCCGTTCCAGCGCATCACGTACCAAGAAGCTATGGGCAAATACGGCTCCGACAAGCCGGATCTTCGTTTTGGCCTTGAGCTTGTCGAAATGAATGACATCGTGGCGAGCAGCGGCGTTAAAGTATTCGCATCCGTTATCGAAAAAGGCGGCGAAGTCAAATGTTTGAATGCTAAAGGCTGCGGTACTTGGAGCCGCAAGGACATCGACGACCTCGGTCCTTATGCCGCACGCTACGGCGCGAAAGGCTTGGCATGGATTCAAGTGAAAGACGGCGAATTCAAAGGGCCGATCGTGAAGTTCTTCACTGAGCAGGAAATCGAAGCGGTTAGAGAACGTACGGGAGCCGAAGACGGAGACCTGCTGCTGTTCTCCGCCGACAATAAAAAGGTCGTTGCCGACGTGCTAGGCGCGCTGCGTCTCAAAATCGGACGCGATCTTGGCCTGATCGACGACAATGTGTTCAAATTCGCGTGGGTTACGGACTTCCCGCTGCTGAGCTATGACGAAGAAGCCAAACGCTACGTAGCGGAACACCATCCATTCACCCGTCCAAACGACGAGGATTTGGAGCTGTTCGACACCGATCCGCTTAAAATGCGCGCACAAGCATACGACATTGTACTGAACGGCTATGAAGTGGGCGGCGGTTCGATGCGTATTTATAAACGCGAGGTTCAGGAGAAGATGTTTGATGCTCTTGGCATGACTCCGGAACTCGCGCGCGAGAAATTCGGCTACCTGCTGGACGCTTTCGAATACGGCACGCCTCCGCATGGCGGCATCGCTTTTGGACTCGACCGCCTCGTCATGCTTTTGGCCGGACGCAGCAATTTGCGCGAAACCATTGCATTCCCGAAAACGGCAAGCGCCACGGACTTGCTGATGGACGCGCCGTCTCCGGTCGATCCATCGCAGCTTGACCAGCTTCATATCAAACTGGCCAAAAAACCTGAAGATAACAAGGTCAAAGCCTAA
- a CDS encoding tRNA threonylcarbamoyladenosine dehydratase: MLNQFSRTELAIGPEGLEAMKNSTVAVLGIGGVGSIAVEALARTGVGKLILIDKDVVDITNINRQIHALTTTVGQKKADLMVERIKLINPECEAIALNMFYTEETYEELFKFDLDYVLDASDTVSYKIHLIKECLKRKIPIISSMGAANKMDPSRFQVADISKTTVDPIARVIRTKLRKEGIKKGVKVVFSTEEPMKPRVDVTEKIVPENAPAIRKAKQPPASNAFVPPVAGLIMVSVAVKDLLKKAGIEV; encoded by the coding sequence ATGCTCAACCAATTTTCCCGGACGGAACTTGCCATAGGGCCGGAAGGTCTGGAAGCGATGAAAAACAGCACGGTGGCCGTACTCGGCATCGGCGGAGTGGGCTCCATTGCAGTGGAGGCCCTCGCCCGCACGGGCGTCGGCAAGCTGATCCTGATCGACAAGGATGTCGTGGATATTACCAATATTAACCGGCAAATCCATGCGCTCACGACGACCGTCGGACAGAAAAAAGCCGACCTGATGGTCGAGCGGATTAAGCTGATCAACCCCGAATGCGAAGCGATCGCGCTGAATATGTTTTATACGGAAGAAACCTACGAAGAATTGTTTAAGTTTGACCTGGATTATGTATTGGACGCGTCCGACACCGTCTCTTACAAAATCCATCTGATCAAGGAATGTCTCAAACGCAAAATCCCGATCATCTCCAGCATGGGCGCGGCCAATAAAATGGATCCAAGCCGCTTCCAGGTGGCGGATATCTCCAAAACGACGGTCGATCCGATCGCGCGCGTCATCCGTACCAAACTCCGCAAGGAGGGCATCAAAAAAGGCGTGAAGGTCGTATTTTCGACCGAAGAGCCGATGAAGCCGCGGGTAGACGTAACGGAGAAAATCGTACCGGAAAATGCCCCTGCCATCCGCAAAGCGAAACAGCCGCCTGCCAGCAATGCATTCGTTCCGCCGGTGGCGGGTTTGATCATGGTTAGTGTGGCCGTCAAAGATCTGCTGAAGAAAGCCGGAATCGAAGTATAA
- a CDS encoding NCS2 family permease — MKSGFWQNSLGLRPGDSWKKELIAGVVSYFSVVYIVMVNANILHDAGMPLKAAMIGTILTSITGCLLMAFGGKSPIVVVPGMGINAFFTYTLVHSMKLSWQEALLVVSITGVLFTIVAFTSLYRKISESIPHNLQHGITVGIGLFMTFIGLQKSGIVIAHQTTFVAIGHFSEPAVIVACITLLLALILFIRGVQGGLLISILAGTGLAYLLGAIKPQQQMESGHIFKEYGTLFGQLSWSGTFSLVFWIAVFLLLLIVVFENIGLIASQTQMIDRPERFKGSLRALSLTNIFAGIFGSSPVVAAAETTAGIAAGGRTGMTSLVTAVCFSATFFFIPLLAFIPDSAIAPILIVIGGLMVQNVKEMDFGDLTEAFPGFLIMVMIPFTYSIVDGMAFGFIAYPIVKLALGKGKEVSPVLYVIAALFVANFVLHALL; from the coding sequence TTGAAATCAGGGTTTTGGCAAAATAGTCTCGGTCTCAGACCGGGCGACAGCTGGAAAAAAGAGCTCATTGCCGGAGTGGTTTCGTATTTTTCAGTTGTATACATTGTTATGGTAAACGCTAATATTTTGCATGATGCGGGCATGCCGCTGAAAGCGGCGATGATCGGCACCATCTTGACCTCGATCACCGGCTGTCTTTTGATGGCCTTTGGCGGCAAATCTCCGATCGTGGTCGTGCCAGGGATGGGGATCAACGCTTTTTTCACTTATACATTGGTCCATTCCATGAAACTGAGCTGGCAGGAAGCGCTGCTGGTGGTGTCGATAACGGGCGTTCTGTTTACGATTGTGGCCTTTACGTCCTTGTATCGGAAAATCAGCGAGTCCATACCGCATAATCTGCAGCACGGAATTACCGTCGGCATCGGACTGTTCATGACCTTCATCGGCCTGCAAAAAAGCGGTATCGTCATTGCGCATCAAACGACGTTTGTCGCCATCGGCCACTTTAGCGAACCGGCGGTGATCGTAGCCTGCATTACGCTGCTGCTGGCGCTCATTTTATTCATCCGGGGCGTTCAGGGCGGCCTGCTAATCAGCATTTTGGCGGGAACGGGACTGGCTTATTTGCTTGGTGCCATCAAGCCGCAGCAGCAAATGGAATCCGGTCATATTTTCAAGGAATACGGCACATTATTCGGACAGCTGTCATGGTCGGGAACCTTCAGTCTGGTCTTCTGGATCGCTGTTTTTCTGCTGTTATTGATCGTCGTTTTTGAAAATATCGGCCTCATCGCTTCTCAAACGCAGATGATTGATCGTCCCGAACGCTTCAAGGGAAGCTTGCGGGCGCTGTCGCTTACGAATATTTTCGCGGGAATTTTCGGCAGCAGCCCGGTTGTGGCGGCGGCGGAGACAACCGCAGGCATTGCGGCCGGGGGCCGGACCGGCATGACCTCTCTGGTGACCGCCGTGTGCTTCAGCGCCACGTTCTTTTTTATTCCGCTGCTTGCCTTTATTCCTGACAGCGCAATTGCTCCGATTCTGATCGTGATCGGCGGACTGATGGTGCAGAACGTCAAGGAGATGGATTTTGGCGATCTGACGGAAGCATTCCCGGGGTTTCTGATCATGGTCATGATTCCTTTCACATACAGTATTGTGGATGGCATGGCTTTCGGGTTCATCGCCTATCCGATCGTCAAACTGGCCCTAGGCAAGGGCAAAGAAGTTTCTCCGGTGCTTTATGTTATAGCCGCTTTGTTTGTCGCAAACTTTGTGCTGCATGCCTTGCTATAG